ATATGGGGTCGGCTGCGGTGCTGCTGTCTATTTTCGTTGCCCTGATGACCTGGGGCATTCTGTTATGGTCACATTTTCGATAAAGGTTCCAAATTTTATAAATCTCTTGTTTTTTGCGCGGTTTGTGGTTCCAAAATCACCTTCAACTGTATATACTCACAGCATGACTGTATATACACCCAGGGGGCGGAATGAAAGCGTTAACGGCCAGGCAGCAAGAGGTGTTTGATCTCATTCGGGATCACATCAGCCAGACAGGTATGCCACCGACGCGTGCGGAAATCGCGCAGCGTTTGGGGTTCCGTTCCCCAAACGCGGCGGAAGAACATCTTAAAGCGTTGGCGCGCAAAGGGGTGCTTGAAATCGTTTCCGGCGCTTCTCGAGGTATCCGTCTGTTACAGGAAGAAGAAGAGGGGTTACCACTTGTTGGGCGCGTAGCGGCGGGTGAGCCACTGCTGGCGCAGCAACACATTGAAGGCCATTACCAGGTTGATCCTTCTTTGTTCAAACCCAGCGCGGATTTCCTGTTGCGCGTAAGCGGCATGTCGATGAAAGACATTGGCATTATGGATGGCGATTTACTGGCAGTACATAAAACGCAGGATGTTCGCAACGGGCAGGTGGTTGTGGCTCGCATTGATGATGAAGTCACCGTAAAACGCTTGAAAAAACAGGGTAATAAAGTAGAACTTCTGCCGGAAAACAGTGAGTTTACACCGATAGTGGTGGATTTGCGCGAACAAAGCTTCACCATTGAAGGATTGGCGGTCGGTGTCATTCGCAACGGCGAATGGCTGTAATCTCTTCTTACTCTCCTTGTATGTGCCCATCCGGCAGCCCTGCAGCCTGATGGCGCTACGCTTATCAGGCCTGCGGGAAACCGATTCCCGAGGGTGAAGGTTTTGTAGGCCGGATAAGGCGTTTATGCCGCTATGTGGTAGGGCGCATGTTTTGTTTAACTCCTTGTCAGGCCAGTCTTCATGCCGTTTTTTACCTCCTCTGATAAAGCGCTTTGGCGTCTCGCGTTGCCAATGATTTTTTCTAATATCACCGTTCCCTTGTTGGGGCTGGTTGATACGGCAGTGATTGGTCATCTGGACAGCCCGGTTTATCTGGGCGGCGTGGCGGTAGGGGCGACCGCCACCAGTTTTCTTTTCATGCTGTTGCTGTTTCTGCGAATGAGCACCACCGGGTTAACGGCCCAGGCATTTGGCGCTAAAAACCCGCGAGCCTTAGCTCGGGCATTGATTCAGCCGTTGTTGCTGGCGCTGGGCGCAGGTGTATTGATTGCGCTCTTTCGCACGCCGCTTATTGATGTAGCTTTACATATTGTTGGTGGGAACGAGGCTGTTCTGGTGCAGGCGAGACGCTTCCTTGAAATTCGTTGGTTAAGCGCTCCCGCGTCTCTGGCGAATCTGGTGCTGCTCGGTTGGTTGTTAGGCGTTCAGTATGCGCGGGCTCCTGTTATCTTGTTAGTCGTGGGAAATATCCTCAACATTGTGCTCGATCTGTGGCTGGTGATGGGGCTTCATATGAACGTGCAGGGGGCCGCTCTGGCGACGGTTATCGCAGAATATGCCACGCTACTGATCGGCTTAATGATGGTGCGTAAAGTTCTCCATCTCCGCGGTGTGTCGCTGGAGATGCTAAAACATGCATGGCGCGGTAACGTACGCCGTCTTTTGGCGCTTAATCGCGATATCATGCTGCGCTCGTTGCTCCTTCAGCTCTGTTTTGGCGCGATCACGGTGTTAGGCGCGCGGCAGGGCAGCGATATTATCGCGGTAAATGCGGTACTGATGACCCTACTTACCTTTACGGCCTATGCGCTGGACGGTTTTGCTTATGCGGTGGAAGCGCACTCTGGCCAGGCTTACGGCGCGCGTGACGGCAGCAAGTTACTGGACGTCTGGCGGGCGGCGTGTCGTCAGTCAGGGGTTGTTGCCCTGCTGTTTTCCATGGTCTATGCCCTGGCAGGCGAACATATTGTCGCGTTATTGACCTCGTTACCGCAAATACAACTGCTGGCTGATCGATACCTTATCTGGCAGGTGGTATTACCGTTAACAGGCGTATGGTGCTATCTTCTGGATGGCATGTTTATTGGCGCGACGCGCGCCGCCGAAATGCGCAATAGCATGGCGGTTGCCGCGGCGGGATTTGCGCTGACGCTACTCGCCTTGCCATTCCTGGGAAATCACGGCTTATGGCTGGCATTAACCGTTTTTCTGGCGCTTCGCGGCCTGTCACTGGCTTTTATCTGGCGTCGCCACTGGCGCGATGGTACATGGTTTGCCAGAGGGTGACGGTTAAAAATTCTGAATATAAAACCGCTGGCCGAATTCCTGTCTACAATTACTATCACGTCCAGCAGAAATTGCAGAGCATTTGGGCGAATAACACTTGCTATTCTTAACCGAATGATGAGGACAAGATGATGAATAAAGACGAAGCCGGCGGTAACTGGAAACAGTTTAAAGGTAAAATGAAAGAACAATGGGGTAAGCTGACCGATGACGATATGACCGTTATCGAAGGTAAACGTGACCAGCTGGTAGGTAAAATCCAGGAACGTTACGGTTACCAGAAAGATCAGGCGGAAAAAGAGGTTGTTGACTGGGAAACCCGTAACAACTATCGCTGGTAATGCGTTTCCCCCGCCTGGAGGACAAGGATGTGCCTCCCACTGTTTGCACAGGAATTCGGGTGGCACCCTCTTTCATTGCCGCCCGTTTTCCGTTCTGGCTAACGCGGTTTTTTCTTAATTAAAACAGAATGATCGTGACCGCACTCACCTTGGTGGCGACACGCTTCCACTTCAACACACGCCGGGCACAGACCATGCGCCTCAATCACATTATGCCGTAGCGCAAATCCCATTTTTGCTGCCAGCGTATGCATAATGTCTTCTACGCCTTCGGCACACTCTTCTTTCACCCCGCCGCAACGATCGCAAATAAACATTGCTGAGCTGTGAGTAGGTTGATCGAACAGGTGGCAGAGAACATAACTGTTGGTGGACTCCACTTTATGGACAAAACCCTGTTCAAGCAAAAAATCCAGCGCTCGGTAGATAGTGGGCGGTTTGGCCTGCGGTTCTGTTTCACGCAGCAGGTCGAGCAGATCATACGCGCTGATCGCGCCCTGTTGCAGACTCATCAGGCGCAGCACTTCGAGGCGCTGGGGCGTCAGGCGCACGTTGCGCTGCGCACAGAGTTTTTCGGCTTGCGCCAGTAACTCTTGCGTTTTGGTCTTTTCCATTTGGCACCTCGAATAGCATGAAAGTTTAATCTGCTACTTTACCACGATCTGCTTAAAACTCTGAAATTCCCCTGCCACGATATATCGCCTGCTACGCTTTCCCCGGCCAGCATTCTCATCTATACATAATGAGGATCGATATGATAACAACAGGCTTTAACGTCGCTATTTCACAGCAATAGTTCACCTCCGTCCTGCTAAGCATGGCGAAGGAGTTAATTTACCTGATAATAAGATGGGCTAACTGTGAATAAAAACCTCAAACTTTCAGTGATGACTATTGCAGCCTCGTTTTTTATGGCAAAGCAGACGAGCGCCGCCAATACCTGGGCTGAAGCGCGTAACGATGCAATGGGCGGGACGGGGGTTGCGTCTGCGCATTATGGCAGTGGCGTGTTGCTAAACCCGGCATTGCTGGCAAAAGCCAAACCGGAAGACAACATCACTGTTGTTCTTCCCGCGGTCGGCGTACAAATCACGGATAAAGATAACCTCCAGGATGAAATAAATGATATCAGCGACAAAATTAATTACTACGATCATGTGGTCGATAGCCTGACGCCAGGGCAAATTTTACTTCATCCGAGGGGGGTATTGAATCAATTTCAGGGGGCTGCGCGCGATTTGGCCGATGAACTGGAATATCTCAACGGGAAAACCGCCCGCGCCAATGCTGGCGCCGGGGTGGCAGTGAGTATTCCGGGACAAACGCTTTCCGTCGCGTTTATTGCAAAAGGTTACGCGCATGGGCGTGTGAGCTCGTCTATTGATCAGAACGATATTCAGTATCTGCGCAATATCCAGCGTAATGAAAGTATCGCGCTTCGTGAAGCAGGACGCGCGGCATTACTGGGGACTGACGAAATAACAAAACATTTAAACTCTACCGCGTCAGGACGAGTCGCGATTGTTTCTGATTATGGTATTGCGGTGGCGAAGCAATGGGTGGTAGGGGATGTGCCTGTTTCTATTGGCGTTACGCCGAAATTACAAAAAACCTGGCTCTATAACTACACCACATCAATATATCACTATGACAGCAGTGACTGGAACAGTAGTCGCTACCGTAACGACGATACCGGCTTCAACATCGATGCGGGGCTTGCCGCTGATTTTGGCGAAAACTGGACGCTGGGTCTGAGTGGGCAAAATTTGGTATCGCGCGACATTGACACGAAAGAGATTTATATCACCAATGGAATATCGGGAGAAACCACTCACTACAAAGATACGTACCAAATTCGCCCCCTGGTCACGGCGGGTATTGCGTGGCATAACGAGGTGCTGACCGTAAGCGCTGATGGCGATCTGACGGAAACGAAAGGATTTAAGAGCGAAGACAATTCCCGGTATGTTGGTGTTGGCGCTGAAGTCCGGCCGCTAGCGTGGTTGGCGGTGCGTGCAGGATATCGTGCGGATGTGAAAAATAACGATAGCAATGTGTTTACTGGTGGTCTGGGCTTTGCGCCCTATAACCGTGTACATCTCGATTTAATGGGGCTGTACGGTGAAGATGAAACCTGGGGCGCAGGCGCACAGCTTACAATGACATTCTGAGGCGTTTTCACCGGAGGCAGTACGCCTCCGGTTATACTATCGT
The Salmonella bongori NCTC 12419 DNA segment above includes these coding regions:
- the dinF gene encoding MATE family efflux transporter DinF — protein: MPFFTSSDKALWRLALPMIFSNITVPLLGLVDTAVIGHLDSPVYLGGVAVGATATSFLFMLLLFLRMSTTGLTAQAFGAKNPRALARALIQPLLLALGAGVLIALFRTPLIDVALHIVGGNEAVLVQARRFLEIRWLSAPASLANLVLLGWLLGVQYARAPVILLVVGNILNIVLDLWLVMGLHMNVQGAALATVIAEYATLLIGLMMVRKVLHLRGVSLEMLKHAWRGNVRRLLALNRDIMLRSLLLQLCFGAITVLGARQGSDIIAVNAVLMTLLTFTAYALDGFAYAVEAHSGQAYGARDGSKLLDVWRAACRQSGVVALLFSMVYALAGEHIVALLTSLPQIQLLADRYLIWQVVLPLTGVWCYLLDGMFIGATRAAEMRNSMAVAAAGFALTLLALPFLGNHGLWLALTVFLALRGLSLAFIWRRHWRDGTWFARG
- the zur gene encoding zinc uptake transcriptional repressor Zur, producing MEKTKTQELLAQAEKLCAQRNVRLTPQRLEVLRLMSLQQGAISAYDLLDLLRETEPQAKPPTIYRALDFLLEQGFVHKVESTNSYVLCHLFDQPTHSSAMFICDRCGGVKEECAEGVEDIMHTLAAKMGFALRHNVIEAHGLCPACVEVEACRHQGECGHDHSVLIKKKPR
- a CDS encoding CsbD family protein, whose amino-acid sequence is MNKDEAGGNWKQFKGKMKEQWGKLTDDDMTVIEGKRDQLVGKIQERYGYQKDQAEKEVVDWETRNNYRW
- the lexA gene encoding transcriptional repressor LexA, which translates into the protein MKALTARQQEVFDLIRDHISQTGMPPTRAEIAQRLGFRSPNAAEEHLKALARKGVLEIVSGASRGIRLLQEEEEGLPLVGRVAAGEPLLAQQHIEGHYQVDPSLFKPSADFLLRVSGMSMKDIGIMDGDLLAVHKTQDVRNGQVVVARIDDEVTVKRLKKQGNKVELLPENSEFTPIVVDLREQSFTIEGLAVGVIRNGEWL
- the traF gene encoding conjugal transfer protein TraF, whose translation is MNKNLKLSVMTIAASFFMAKQTSAANTWAEARNDAMGGTGVASAHYGSGVLLNPALLAKAKPEDNITVVLPAVGVQITDKDNLQDEINDISDKINYYDHVVDSLTPGQILLHPRGVLNQFQGAARDLADELEYLNGKTARANAGAGVAVSIPGQTLSVAFIAKGYAHGRVSSSIDQNDIQYLRNIQRNESIALREAGRAALLGTDEITKHLNSTASGRVAIVSDYGIAVAKQWVVGDVPVSIGVTPKLQKTWLYNYTTSIYHYDSSDWNSSRYRNDDTGFNIDAGLAADFGENWTLGLSGQNLVSRDIDTKEIYITNGISGETTHYKDTYQIRPLVTAGIAWHNEVLTVSADGDLTETKGFKSEDNSRYVGVGAEVRPLAWLAVRAGYRADVKNNDSNVFTGGLGFAPYNRVHLDLMGLYGEDETWGAGAQLTMTF